Within the Halopelagius inordinatus genome, the region GTCGTGGTCCGAGCGAGCCTCTAACGCCTCCTCCACGTCGATGGCCTCGAACGTGATGTTGCGGTGAGTTCGCGCCTGCGCGAGCAGATTTCGATCGACGCTGACGACCGTCCCGACCGTCGCGTACCCGCCGCCGGTCACGGCATCACGCATCAGAACGATAGGCTGGCCCGCCATCTGGATGGAACCGACCGGATACCCGAGGTCCACGACGTTCGTGGGGTCCGGTCCCGCACCGAACGGCTGTTCGCGCTTCTCGAACATCTCTTGGATATCCGGACCGCCGGTGAGCCGACAGCCCACGCGGTCCGCCTCGTCGCTGATCTTCCACTCCGTTCCGAGCAGTCGTTCGCGCCCCTCGTCGGTCAGCCGATAGTCACAGAGTCCCATTACGACGCGAATCGTATCGTTGTCCGCGTAGTCGGGGACGCGAGCGCTATCGACGGCCGCACCGACCGTCGCGTGACCGTCTGCGTCGCCGACGGGAAGCCGGTCGCCCTCTTCGAGGGCGCGACCCTCGTGACCGCCGATGCCGATGAGCGTGTACGTGGACCGACTCTCCATGACCGTCGGGACGTCGATACCGCCCGCGATAGCGAGATACGAGCGCACGCCTTCCGTCGCGAATTCGAACGAGAGTACGTCGCCGGCCTCGACCCGGACCGCCGTCCACATCGGAATCTCCTCGCCGTCGATCTTCGGTTCCATATCGGCGCCGGTCGCCGCGATGACGGCGTCTTCTTCGAATTCGAGGTCCGGCCCCGCGTACGTCATTTCGAGCGTCGCCGCGGTTTCGTCGTTCCCGACGACGTAGTTCGCGGCCTTGTGTGCGTACTGGTCCATCGCACCGGACGGCGGCATCCCGATGTGGTAGTGGCCGAAGCGGCCGGTGTCTTGGACCGTCGTCGAGAGACCGGGTTCGACTACTCGAATCATCAGTCGAGCACCTCCGTGATGCGCTGGTTGTACCCCTGTGGGTCCGCGAAGAACTCCTCGGGTTGGAAGTCGATGGTCCCCATGTTGTACTCGTACGTCCCGTTTTCGACCTCCTCGCGGATGGCGTCGTACTCCTCGCGGTCGATACGCCGGTAGTTGAGGATGTCACCGGGATTCGGTAGTACCATCGAGTCGTGGAAGTCGTCCAGCGTTTGATCGACGTCTAACACCTCGACGGGCGTCCGCCCGAAGAGTTGGTAGCCGCCCGCGCCCTCGACGGGGTAGATGGCGGTGAACGCGCCGCCGTAACCGACCGCACGGCTGGGCGTTTCGGTCCGCGGTTGGACGTACTTTGGAACCTCGATCTGTCGCTCCCGCGGCACCATCTGGAACGTCCACGGCAGTCCCGGGACGAAGCCGACCATCGTCACCATCTGCGGTGCGCCGGCGTGCGCGTCTATGAAGTCGTCGACGCTGTCGAAGCCGTTGATACGGGCCGAGTACTCCAAATCCGTCGAGTCGGGGTCTTGGTGTCGGTCGCGGAACTTCATCAGCGTCTCGTGAGTCCAGGGGTCGTCGTACAGTACGGGGATGTCGATGACGTTCGCGTTCCACGTGTACTCGGTGAGGTCGATCTCCTCGCGAATCCGTTTGAGTTCGTCGATGAGGTCGTCGGGATGGAGTTCGCCCGGATCGAAGTGGAGCATATACGACGCGTTCGCGGGGGCCACTTCGATCATACCGGGGAGGTCACGGCGACGGATCTCTTGGGTGATCGCCTGCGCTTCGAAGTTCGCGTCGAAGCTCATGTCCTCGGCGAGTTCGACGAAGACGTGGTCGTCTCCACCGTACTCGTATCGCGGCGAGGAGAGTTCTCGTCGCTGGATACCGTTTGTCATCTCTGTGGCAGAATTACCCGCTCAGCGAGTTATAGATACTGGTAAACCCCAGATTCGACGCGCGTTCGAGGAGAATACGAGACGCCTCCGGCGAACACGAGGCGGTGTTCGGAGGGACCAACTCCGAGACGGTGATATGTCATCCAACCCAAAGACTGATATCGAAAATCGACCGTACTCCCGTAACGTGCCAGACCGTGTTCTGATTGCCAACCGGGGCGAGATAGCTATCCGTATCATCCAGGCGTGCCGCGAACTCGGTATCGACGCTATCGCGGTGTACAGCGATACCGACGAGACGGCGAAACACGTACGCCTCGCCGACGACGCCTACCATATCGGGTCGTCAGTCGCACGCGAAAGCTACCTCGACCAAGACGCGATTATCGAGGCCGCACGGGAGGCCGACGCCGACGCCATCCACCCGGGGTACGGCTTCCTCGCCGAGAACACCGAGTTCGCCGCGAACGTAGAGGACAGCGATTTCAACTGGATCGGCCCGCCCAGCGACGTGATGGCGGAGTTCGGAGAGAAGACGAAAGCCCGCCGGATCATGGACCGCGCGGACGTCCCCATCGTCCCGGGGACCACCGACCCCGTCGAGAGCGCCGACGAAGTCCGCGAATTTGCCGACGAACACGGCTACCCGGTCGCTATCAAGGCCGACGGCGGCGGTGGTGGCCGCGGCCTCAAAGTCGTCCGCTCGGAGGCAGACATCGCCGACCAGTTCGCGGACGCAAAGCGCGAGGGCGAGGCGTACTTCGACAACGCGAACGTGTACGTCGAACGATTCTTGGAGAACCCTCGCCACATCGAGGTCCAAATTCTCGGCGACGAACACGGAACCGTTCGCCATCTGGGAGAGCGCGACTGCTCGACGCAGCGTCGCCAACAGAAACTCATCGAAGAGACGCCCAGCCCCGTCCTCGACGACGAGACGCGCGAGGAAATCTGCGAGGCCGCGCGCCGCGGTGCCGACGAGGCGGGATACGTCAACGCCGGAACCTTCGAGTTCCTCTACGAGGACGGCGAGTTCTTCTTCCTCGAAGTGAACGCCCGCATCCAAGTCGAACACGCCATCACGGAGGCCGTGACCGGCATCGATATCGTGAAGTGGCAGATTCGTATCGCGGACGGCGAGGAGTTGTCGTTCCCGCAGTCCGCGGTCGAACCGCGCGGTGCGGCCATCGAGTTCCGAATCAACGCGGAGAAGCCAGCAGACGACTTCTCACCGATGCCCGGTGAACTGACGACGTACCGGCCGCCGACCGGTATCGGAACGCGCGTCGACGACGCCGTCAACCAAGGCGACCGCGTCCCGCCGTTCTACGACTCGATGTTCGCGAAGTTCATCGTCTCCGGGGAGGACCGCCACGAGGCCATCCGGCGCGGCAGACGCGCTCTCGCGGAGACCACTATCGAGGGCGTGCCGACGACGATTCCGTTCCACGAGCAGATGCTCGCAGACGAGCGATTCCTGAACGCCGAACATACCACGAAATTCGTCGACGAGGAACTCGATATCGAACGCAGCGAGTAGGGTCGCCGGTTCAGTTCGCGGCGACCGGTCCGTTCAGTCGACTTCGGCCGGGAGAAAGCCGCCGTCTCGGACCGGTCAGACGATTTCGTGGAGTGGCGCGAGTTCGATGTCGTGTTCGTCGATGCGGTCGTGTATCGCCTCCAAGATATCGACGGCGTTGGGCGTGTCGCCGTGGATACAGATGCTGTCCGCCGGTACGTCCAGCAGTTCACCGTTGACTGCCTCGACCTGCCCTTCGGTCGCGATCGTGACGAAGCGGTCTGCGACTTTCTCTGGGTCGCGGGCCCCTTTTTCTTGTTCGACGATGAGACTTCGATCCGGATTGTATTCGAGGTCGACGTAGCCCTCGAAAACGGCGTCGAGGTCGTCGTACTCCCGAGCGACCTCGTAGATATTCATGTCCGTCGCGAGGTAGACGAGATCGTCGTCGATATCGAGGATTCCCTCTATGACGGCGCGGGCGTGTTCGGGGCTCTCAGAGAGCATCGAGTACATCGCACCGTGCGGCTTGACGTGCTGGAAGGTGACGCCGTGCTGGTCGCAGAACGCCCGCAGTGCGCCCAACTGGTAGGTGACGTAATCCTTGAGTTCTTCGGGGGTGGCGTCCATCTTCCGGCGACCGAACCCCATCTTGTCCGGCAGGCCGGGGTGGACGCCGACTCCGACGCCGTGTTCCGCGGCGAGCGTGACAGTCTCGCGCATCACGTGCGGGTCGCCGCCGTGGTACCCCCCTGCGATGTTCGCCGACGAGATGTAGGGCATCACTTCCTCGTCTCGCCCCATCGTCCAGTTCCCGAAGCTCTCTCCCATGTCGCAGTTTATGTCAATCTGAACCACGTTCGGTCGTTCGCTGCGCGGCGTAATATATCTCGGGCTCTACTCGAACCGTGGTCGTCTGTCCGGTCGCGTTGGTCGTTAGAGCTTCAGTTCGAGTACGGAAATCGGCCATCTCTGTGCGGTGTACGATCGAGATAGCGCTCTCGGATCCGTGACTCTCCCGACGGCGACCGGTACGCAGTCACCCTAGCTACGGTTACGTCGGGCGTCTTCGGAGCGATATATGGAAAATATTTTGCACTAATCCGTCGTACTCCGTCGGGATGTTGCGTGCTGACGAAGGTCCGTCGACGTTCGAGCGCGGACCTCTGGTCCCCGTCGCAACGTACCTCCTCGTAATCGCCGTCCTGACCGTACTGACGGTCGTATCCCCGGGGACATCGCCGCCGCCCCTCTTGGGGATGGCCTGGGGAGCGTTTCTCGTCGTACTCGCCGTCGGGGCGCTGAAAATCGAAGGAATCTCACCGCGTTCGGTCCTCCCATCCGCTCGAACACTGGCTCCCGCGATTGCGGTTCTCGTCGCGTTCTGGGCGGTGTACAATCTGGTCGCGTTCGCCCTCGCGTCGGGTGGGTTCCCCGGATTCGAGGCCAAGTGGTCGAGAGTCGCGGCCCATCCGCTGTTGTATCTCTCGGCTCTCCTCAGTTCGTTGTTGTTCACCGCGCTACCGGAAGAACTCGTTTTTCGTGCCTATCTCCAGCAGAAATTTACCGCGCTCGTCGGCGGCGAAACGCGTCGTGCAGTCGTCTCCGGCATCGTGACCGCGGCCGTCTTGTTCGCTCTCTTTCATCTCCCGAGGTGGTTTCTCGCGTCGGGGCACGGGGTCGGCGCTGCGCTGGCAGGTCGACTCCTCGGTTTGATTCTCATGGCCCTTGCCTATGGGACAGTGTACGCGCTGACGCGCAACCTCGTGCTTGTCGTCCTGTTTCACGCGACGATGAATCATCCGCCTTTCTTCGTCGCGGTGAGCGTCCCGTCCGACCTGCACTTGGTGGTTGCTGTCGTCGAATACGTCGCCATCGTCTCGGTAGTTTACCTGACCGTGCGCGTGACCGGGCCAGACAGGGCCGCTCTCGTCTGGTCCCGGCGAGAGACGACTTCCTCGACGGACGACTGACCACTGATCGAGACAGCCTCGGACGGCGTTTGATCTGTCGAAGGTTGCCGTACCCGATTCTCGGCCTGTTGACCCAGCCAAAGTAGAGTCAGGAAATTGTTCCCCGAAGCAAGAATTATATCCCTCAGCCTGCAATCCCGAGTATGTCCGAGACAGACGCCTCCGATGGGCCGCCCCCGTTCGAGGATGCGTTCAGAAGCGACGACGTCGAGCAACGCATCTACGGGACCGTCCTGCAGACCCGCGAGCCGACGGCGGCGAGCGCGATTGCCGACGCCGCCGACTGTGACCCCAAGACCGCTCGAAAGTACCTCGGCTGGTTCGGCAAGTTGGGAATCGTCACCCGGCACGACGGCCATCCGACCACCTACGAACGGAATGACGCGTATTTCGCGTGGCGACGCATCAATCAGCTCGCGGCCGACCATTCCGTCGAGGACCTGCAGGAGCGCGTTCGTGAGCTGACGTCGCGCATCACCGAGTACGAGGCGACGTACGACGCCGCGTCACCGGCCGCAATCGACGCCGTCGCCGCCGCGGAGGAAAGCGACGAGCGGACCATCGACGACGTGTACAGCGACCTCGCCGACTGGGCGACCGCCCGCGAGGAGCGCGACCGGTACGAACGCGCGCGCCAGCAACGCACGGGCGGCGAGCGCGAACGGGCGTCCGGGTAGCCCGCTCGATGACGCCACCGACAGGCGATGGCGGGAGCCCTGCCCCTATCGATCGTCCAATTCTGGAGTTTCTCCAGACGCGGCTCCGAGCGACGAGACAGGTCTCCCGAGCGACCGTCACGGATGCGAGCGGTCATCTGGAACTCCGCGTCGCCTTTACCCCGTCGTACTACCCCGCAACCGTCGAAGAGGCACGGTTGGCGGTCCGTTGGTACACGAACGACGACTTCAAACTCCACTATCGAGAAAAGCACGCGGACCGCACGTGGGAGTGCCGGTGGGACCGACACCCGAATCCACACAATACGCGAGATCACTTCCATCCCCCACCCACCGCCCCGACGCCCGGCGAGGACGCGTCGTGGCCGGACGACCACCGCGACGTCGTTTCGCTCGTCCTCGACGGTATCGAAAATCGGATCACCACCCTCTGGAGCGAGTGAGACGCCACCGTGCCCGAACGTTGGCCCCGGAGGCCGACATCGAACATCCGGATACGGCAGCCAATCGGGCGCGAGTGCCGAGTATCGACCCGACGGAGATACCGCCTCGCCCCTCGTGAGCGGCGATTCCCGCGACGACAATCTCCGGGACGGACGTACCGACCGAGATGAGCGTCACGCCGATGAAAAACGGCGAGACGCCGTAGAAGAGCGCGAGGTCGCCAG harbors:
- a CDS encoding 5-oxoprolinase subunit C family protein, which encodes MIRVVEPGLSTTVQDTGRFGHYHIGMPPSGAMDQYAHKAANYVVGNDETAATLEMTYAGPDLEFEEDAVIAATGADMEPKIDGEEIPMWTAVRVEAGDVLSFEFATEGVRSYLAIAGGIDVPTVMESRSTYTLIGIGGHEGRALEEGDRLPVGDADGHATVGAAVDSARVPDYADNDTIRVVMGLCDYRLTDEGRERLLGTEWKISDEADRVGCRLTGGPDIQEMFEKREQPFGAGPDPTNVVDLGYPVGSIQMAGQPIVLMRDAVTGGGYATVGTVVSVDRNLLAQARTHRNITFEAIDVEEALEARSDHDDRLDAIRANFLD
- a CDS encoding 5-oxoprolinase subunit B family protein, with product MTNGIQRRELSSPRYEYGGDDHVFVELAEDMSFDANFEAQAITQEIRRRDLPGMIEVAPANASYMLHFDPGELHPDDLIDELKRIREEIDLTEYTWNANVIDIPVLYDDPWTHETLMKFRDRHQDPDSTDLEYSARINGFDSVDDFIDAHAGAPQMVTMVGFVPGLPWTFQMVPRERQIEVPKYVQPRTETPSRAVGYGGAFTAIYPVEGAGGYQLFGRTPVEVLDVDQTLDDFHDSMVLPNPGDILNYRRIDREEYDAIREEVENGTYEYNMGTIDFQPEEFFADPQGYNQRITEVLD
- a CDS encoding acetyl-CoA carboxylase biotin carboxylase subunit, whose translation is MPDRVLIANRGEIAIRIIQACRELGIDAIAVYSDTDETAKHVRLADDAYHIGSSVARESYLDQDAIIEAAREADADAIHPGYGFLAENTEFAANVEDSDFNWIGPPSDVMAEFGEKTKARRIMDRADVPIVPGTTDPVESADEVREFADEHGYPVAIKADGGGGGRGLKVVRSEADIADQFADAKREGEAYFDNANVYVERFLENPRHIEVQILGDEHGTVRHLGERDCSTQRRQQKLIEETPSPVLDDETREEICEAARRGADEAGYVNAGTFEFLYEDGEFFFLEVNARIQVEHAITEAVTGIDIVKWQIRIADGEELSFPQSAVEPRGAAIEFRINAEKPADDFSPMPGELTTYRPPTGIGTRVDDAVNQGDRVPPFYDSMFAKFIVSGEDRHEAIRRGRRALAETTIEGVPTTIPFHEQMLADERFLNAEHTTKFVDEELDIERSE
- a CDS encoding LamB/YcsF family protein; this encodes MVQIDINCDMGESFGNWTMGRDEEVMPYISSANIAGGYHGGDPHVMRETVTLAAEHGVGVGVHPGLPDKMGFGRRKMDATPEELKDYVTYQLGALRAFCDQHGVTFQHVKPHGAMYSMLSESPEHARAVIEGILDIDDDLVYLATDMNIYEVAREYDDLDAVFEGYVDLEYNPDRSLIVEQEKGARDPEKVADRFVTIATEGQVEAVNGELLDVPADSICIHGDTPNAVDILEAIHDRIDEHDIELAPLHEIV
- a CDS encoding CPBP family intramembrane glutamic endopeptidase; the encoded protein is MLRADEGPSTFERGPLVPVATYLLVIAVLTVLTVVSPGTSPPPLLGMAWGAFLVVLAVGALKIEGISPRSVLPSARTLAPAIAVLVAFWAVYNLVAFALASGGFPGFEAKWSRVAAHPLLYLSALLSSLLFTALPEELVFRAYLQQKFTALVGGETRRAVVSGIVTAAVLFALFHLPRWFLASGHGVGAALAGRLLGLILMALAYGTVYALTRNLVLVVLFHATMNHPPFFVAVSVPSDLHLVVAVVEYVAIVSVVYLTVRVTGPDRAALVWSRRETTSSTDD
- a CDS encoding DUF7342 family protein: MSETDASDGPPPFEDAFRSDDVEQRIYGTVLQTREPTAASAIADAADCDPKTARKYLGWFGKLGIVTRHDGHPTTYERNDAYFAWRRINQLAADHSVEDLQERVRELTSRITEYEATYDAASPAAIDAVAAAEESDERTIDDVYSDLADWATAREERDRYERARQQRTGGERERASG